The Amorphus orientalis genomic interval CCGGCACAAAAGGAAAGAGCCGCATCGCGCAGTACGGTGCGGCTCTTTCAATTCGTTCCGACGACTGTCGGTCAGTCGCGCCCGAATTCCCGGACGTCGACGAACCGACCGGCGATCGCCGCGGCCGCTGCCATGGCCGGCGAGACCAGGTGGGTCCGCCCCTTGAAACCCTGCCGTCCCTCGAAGTTGCGGTTCGAGGTTGAGGCGCAGCGCTCGCCCGGCTTGAGCCGGTCGGCGTTCATGGCCAGACACATGGAGCAGCCCGGCTCGCGCCAGTCGAAACCGGCTGCCCGGAAGATCCTGTCCAGCCCCTCGGCCTCGGCCTGCTCCTTCACGAGCCCGGAGCCCGGCACGATCATCGCGTCGACGCTCTCGTGGACCTTGTGGCCCTCGACGATTTTGGCGACGGCGCGCAGGTCTTCGATCCGGCCGTTCGTGCACGAGCCGATGAAGGCCTTGTCGATGGCGATGTCGGTGATCCGGGTGCCCGGCGTCAGACCCATATATTCCAGCGCGCGTTCCATCGCCCGGCGCTTGTGCTCGTTGGGCGCGTCTGCCGGATCGGGCACGCGGCCGTCGATCGTGGCGACCGCGTCGGGCGACGTGCCCCAGGTCACGATCGGGGGCAGGTTGGCGACGTCGAGCGTGATCTCGCTGTCGAATTCCGCACCCTCGTCGGAGGGGAGCGTCTCCCAGTAGGCCTTGGCGGCGTCCCATGCGGCGCCTTTGGGTGCGCGACGGCGATCCTTGATGTAGGCGTAGGTGGTCTCGTCCGGCGCGATCATGCCGGCGCGGGCACCCGCTTCGATCGACATGTTGCAGACCGTCATGCGGCCTTCCATGGACAGCGCGCGGATGGCTTCGCCGGCATATTCGATGACATGCCCGGTGCCGCCGGCGGTGCCGATCGTGCCGATGATGCTGAGGACGATGTCCTTGGCGGTGATCCCCTCCGGCAGGGTGCCGTCGACGGTCACCCGCATGTTCTTCGCCTTCTTCTGGATCAGCGTCTGCGTGGCGAGCACGTGCTCCACCTCGCTGGTGCCGATGCCATGGGCGAGCGCACCGAAGGCGCCATGGGTCGAGGTGTGGCTGTCACCGCACACGATGGTCATGCCCGGAAGGGTGAAGCCCTGCTCGGGGCCGACGATGTGGACGATGCCCTGCCGCGGATCGAGCTCGTTGTAGTACTCGATTCCGAATTCCTTGGCGTTCTCCGCCAGGGTCGCGACCTGCAGCGCCGACTCCGGATCCTCGATGCCGTGGCTCCGGTCTGTCGTCGGCACGTTGTGGTCGACGACGGCGAGCGTGCGGGTGGGCGCGCGGACGGCGCGTCGGGTCAGCCGAAGTCCCTCGAAGGCCTGCGGGCTGGTGACCTCGTGAATCAGGTGACGGTCGATATAGAGGAGGGTGGTGCCATCCTCCTGACGTTCGACAACGTGGTCGTCCCAGATCTTGTCGTAGAGCGTGCGTGGTTTTGTCATTCGTCTTACTTCTGTCGCAGAGGCGGAAAACGCAAGCCTTCCGTTATCCGGTTTCGCCGGGCTTCCTGGCGGCGCCGGCTCCTTCTTCGGCTGTCGCGGAAGGCTGCGTCAAGAGCGCATAGAGCGCCGCCGGGTCGCGGGAGGCGCGCAGCTTGTCGGCCGTCTCGCCCTGACGCAGGACCCGGGCGATGCGGGCGAGCGCCTTGAGATGGTCGGCGCCAGCCCCCTCGGGGGCGAGCAGAAGGAACACCAGGTCCACCGGCTGCTCGTCGAGGGCGTCGAACTCCACCGGGCGTTCCAGCCGCGCAAAGACCCCGACGATCTTCTTCAGAGGCACGAGCTTTCCGTGCGGGATGGCGATCCCGTCGCCGACGCCCGTGGAGCCCAGCCGCTCACGATGAAGCAGCGTCTCGAAGATCTCGCGCTCAGGCAGGCCCGTCTGAGTCGCGGCCTTGGCCGCGAGTTCCTGCAGGACCTGCTTCTTGCTCTGGGCCTTCAACGCGGGCACGACACCCTCGAGGCTCAAGAGGTCGTTGAGTTCCATGACGAAATCCTCAGATCACGACCGCTTCGGGCCTGACTGCTCCATGCCGTGACGCGTAATCGATTCTGTATGGTCGATTGCACCCGGAAGGGCAGCGCGCTGTCCCGCATGTCCTCGTCCCGGCCCAAATGACCGTGCAGTCCGCTCGTCGATCAGATGCGCCGTGTTCGGCGACAAGGAGGGGCGGCAGGGCGGAGGCTGAACCGATCAGCTCTGCTTGGGGCTGTCGAAGGCCGGATCGATCCAGCCGATATTGCCGTCTGAACGGCGGTAGACGACGTTGATCGCTCCGTTCGCGGCGCTTCTGAACACCACCACCGGCGCTTCGGTGAGATCGAGGTCCAGGACCGCCATTCCGACGGTCATCGTACGCACGTGGGTGGCGGTTTCGGCGACGACGACCGGGGAATAGTCCACCGGTACCTCATCCTCTTCGTCCGGTTTGGCGAGCACGAAGCTCGACGCTTCCAGCGCCTCGCCGTTGGCCGGCGTGTGGTGGGACTTGAGCCGGCGCTTGTAGCGGCGCAGTCGCTTCTCCACCCGCTCGGCCGCCTGATCGAAGCTCGCGGTCGCATCGGACGCGGTGGCGGAGGTCTTCAGGACGACGCCGGTGTCGAGGTGCACCGAGCAGTCGGTCTTGAAGCCGGACCCTTCCGGCTCGACGACGATCTGGCCGCTGTAGCCCCCGTCGAAATACTTACGGACCGCATCGTCGACCCGATCCTGGATCCGCTCGCGCAGAGCGTTTCCGATGTCCATGTTCTTGCCGGAAATCTTCAACATGACGGTTTCGGTCTTTTCAGGAGGCGCCTGTCAGCGCACTCCGCCTCTGTGTGATCACGCTGACGTCCGGCCGGCGCGTAGTCGGGTCGGCCGCGCTTGCTTGCTGCGCCCACACTGGGCGCTGAAGAATGCGCGCGGTTCTACGAGTGCACCCCGGCGCTGTCAACGTCGAGCCGGGGTGCGGTGCAACGTCAGCTCGAAGTTCTCTGGGCATGCTGCTTCTCGCGGCGGCGCTGGACCGACGATGGGATGTGCATCGCCTCCCGGTACTTGGCCACGGTTCGGCGCGCGATGTCGACGCCGTCATCTTTCAGCTGTCTCACGATGGCGTCATCGGAGAGGACCGTGTCGGCGCATTCCGCGTCGATCATGCGGCGAATGCGGTGGCGCACGGCGGCGGCCGAATGGGCCTCTGCACCGCCGGAGGCGGCGATTGCCGCCGAAAAGAAGGACTTCAGCTCGAACAGGCCGCGCGGACAGGCCAGATACTTGTTGGCCGTGACGCGGCTGACCGTCGATTCGTGGATGCCGATCACGTCCGCGACCATCTTCAGCGTCATCGGCTTCAGGTGAGACACGCCGTGCTCAAGGAAGCCACGCTGCTGCTCCACGATCACGGATGCGACCTTGAGAATCGTGGTGGCGCGCTGATCGAGGCTCTTCACCAGCCAGTTGGCCGCCTGCAGCCGCTCGCTCAGATAGGACTTGTCGTCCGGGGCCCGGGCGGCCCGCACGGCGGTCTGGTAGATGCCCCGGTTGACCAGAACCTTCGGCAGCGTGTCGCTGTTGAGCTCGACCCGGAACCCGCCTTCCGGATCCGGGGTGACCAGGACGTCGGGCACGATCGCCCGGACCGGCTCGACGTCGAACTGCAGCCCCGGACGCGGATCGAGCCCCTTCAGGTCGGCGAGCATGCGGGCCAACCGGTCGCCGGAGACGCCGCAGGTCCGTTCCAGCGCCGCGAAGTCCCGGCGGCCGACGAGGTGGAGATTCTCCAGAAGGGTCCGCATCGCATCGTCCAGCCGGTCGCTGTCGGCGAGTTGTAGAGCGAGACAATCAGCCAGATCGCGGGCAAACACCCCGATCGGGTCCAGCCGCCGGCATTGCTCGATCACCGCTTCGAGCTCCGCCGGCTCCAGGCCCAGGCGCCTGGCCAGTTCGGCCGGATCGTCGCGCAGGTAACCGGTCGGGTCCAGGCAGTCGACCAGGAATTCGGCGACGAGCCGCTCCCGGCCTTCCGGGATGCTCAGCCCGATCTGCTCGAGAAGGTGATCGCGCAGGGTAGGTGGGCGCCAGTCGATGGGCTCCATGTCGCCGTCCGGACGGCTGCCGCCGGCACCGACGGAGCGCCACGGGTCGCTCGCAAAGGCTTCCGAAACGCCATCGACCGGTCCGGTTCTGTCCGGGTCGAGGGCGCTCGCCGGCGCGTCCAGATCTGCGACGGCCTGTTCGCCGATCCGGGACAGGTCGGCCTCCGCGGGCGCGGTCTCCGGCGATGTGTCGGGCTCGTTTTCCCACGTGTCGTCCGCGTCGCTGCCGGCGCGTTCGAGAAGCGGATTCTCCTCGATTTCCCGATCGATGACTGCGGAAAGTTCGAGGTTCGTCAGCTGCAGCAGCTTGATGGCCTGCATCAGCTGCGGAGTCATGATCAGGGACTGCGTTGGCCGCAGATCGAGCCGAGGCGCGAGACTTATCGGCAAGGGCGTTCGCCGTTCTTTCTAAGTTGGTCCAATTCTTGCGTATGGCGATCGCCTATGGGTAGCGCCTTGCGTCGGGGAATCAAAGCGTAAATTGCTCGCCAAGGTAAAGGCGGCGAACATCGGGGTGGGCGACGACCTCGTCCGGGCTGCCTTCGGTCAGCATTTCGCCCGATGCGATGATGTAGGCCCGGTCGATGAGGCCGAGCGTCTCGCGCACGTTGTGGTCGGTGATCAGCACGCCGATTCCCCGGTGGGTGAGGTGGCGGACCAGGTCCTGAATGTCGCCGACCGCGATCGGGTCGATGCCGGCGAACGGTTCGTCGAGCAGCATGAACGAGGGCCTGCTGGCCAGGGCGCGGGCGATTTCACAACGACGCCGCTCGCCGCCCGACAGCGCGGTCGCCGGTGCGTCGCGCAGGTGCGTGATGCCGAACTCGTTGAGCAGGCTTTCGAGCTCCGCGTTGCGCTTGCGCCGGTCGCGCTCGACCACCTCGAGCACGGACATGATGTTGTTGGCGACCGTCAGGCCGCGAAAGATCGAAGCTTCCTGCGGAAGATAGCCGATGCCGAGCCGGGCGCGCCGATACATCGGAAGCGCGGTGATGTCGAACCCGTCGAGGCTGATCTTGCCGGCATCCGGGCGGATCAGTCCGGTGATCATGTAGAAGACGGTCGTCTTGCCGGCGCCGTTGGGGCCGAGCAGGCCCACCGCCTCGCCGCGGCGGACATTGATGGAGATGCCGTGGGCCACGGTGCGCCGGCGATAGCTCTTGGCGATGCTGTGGACGGCCAGAACACCCTCGGCGGCCGTATCCTGCCAGCTTTCGCGCACCGGCCGCTCCGCATCGGGCCGCCGTTTGGCACGGCGCGGCGGGCGTGGGGCTTCCGCACCCTCCGGCCGAGGGTCGGCGGCAATCCGTCTCGCGGGTCGGCGTCGGCGCGGCGTCTCCTGACGGTTCACGTAACGGGCTCCAATTTGGTTTCCTCCCAATTCTGTTAGTCCATCGCGACGGGCGGTGGAACCGAGAGATTGAAGGAGCACGGCCCAACCTGTCCTGACCATCCTGCGACCAAGGGCCGATACCGGGGGTAAGAACGGGGACCGCTGCGAAGCGGCATCGAACCGATCGCCCACAAGCCGGTGCGCGGCAAGTGGGTCAAAAATGCGGTCGGGGCGCAGCAGGCCTGCGCGGGGCATGTACGAGGGGACCGCCGAGCCACGACCCGTCACTTTCCGCTTGATCGCGCGCGCCGGGGTTGCGAGGGAAGAGGATGACCGAAGCCAAGCCCATCAATCCGCTCCTGAAGCTCGCTCTTGAACTCGGCCCGCTGGTGATCTTCTTCGTCACCAACGCCCGGATCGACCTGATCACCGCGACCGGGGCGTTCATGGCGGCGACCGTCGTGGCGCTCGCCGTCTCCTATGCGATCCAGCGCAGCCTGCCGATCATGCCGCTGGTCACCGGCGTCGTCGTGCTGGTGTTCGGCGGACTGACGCTGGCGCTGCAGGACGAACTGTTCATCAAGCTCAAGCCGACGATCGTCAACTGCCTGTTCGCGGCGGTGCTGTTCGGTGGCCTGGCGATCTGGAAGCGGCCGCTGCTCGGTCTGGTGCTGGATTCCGTCATCTCGATGGACGACGACGGCTGGCGCAAGCTGACGATCCGGTGGGCGAGCTTCTTCCTGTTCCTGGCGCTCCTGAACGAGATCGTCTGGCGCAATTTCTCCAGCGATTTCTGGGTCTCCTTCAAGGTGTTCGGGATCATGCCGATTACCATGGTGTTCGCGCTCGCCCAGATCCCGCTGATCGAGCGCCACAAGCTTCCGTCCGGTGAGGAAGGCGAAAGCGTACCGGGTTCCGACCCCTGACCGTCCGTCTGGCTTTGCTATTCGACGTCGAAATCGAAGTAGCTGTCCGGAAACGGCTCGGGCTGGAAGGTGTAGTGCCACCATTCCTCCGGAAGGTTCTTGAACCCCGCGTCCGTCATCGCGTCGAGGAGCAAGCGACGGTTGGCCTGGGCCTGGGGAGAGACCTCGGTCGATTCGGTCGCGGAGAGTGGGGAAAAGCAGTCGTAGTCGGTTCCGAACTCGATCCCGGTGCTGGGCGCCGAACTGAAATCGCACCGTCCGGGCCGGGGCGGCAATGGCATCTCGCGTTCGGCCGCGACGATCGCGAGATCGACGGTGCTTCCGCGTGAATGGCCGGAGCGTTCGGCGACGTAGCCATCGGGAACGATCGAGGCCTTGTCGATCTCCGGATAGAAGTAGCGGTCGCCGGGATCGTTCGAGCGGGTCCAGTCCATGAAGGCAGCGACCGCCTTCTCCGGCCGGTAGCAGTCGAAGACGATCAGCGAATAGCCGTCCGCCTGCAGCCGCTCCTGCACCTCGGCCAGTGCCTCCGCCGCCGGTCGGGTCAGGATGCAGGTCGGCGCCCGGTAGCCGGGAACGCGGGCGCCGGTGAAGTTGTCGGCGCTGGCGTAGCGCATGTCCTGCCGGATCTCGGGTGCAACGTCGGCGAGGCGCACGAAGGGGTCGGGCAACGGCTCGGCTGCCGCGGCCGGACCGGCGGCAGCGAGGCCGCCGGACGCCAATGCCAGTACAAGCCGTTTGCCCAGGCGTCGCATCGTCATTCCGCGGCGCGGTTCATCCGGTGCTCGACCAGGTTATCGACCACCGACGGGTCGGCCAGCGTCGACGTATCGCCGAGATTCTCGAACGAATCCTCGGCTATCTTGCGCAGGATGCGGCGCATGATCTTGCCCGACCGGGTCTTCGGCAGGCCGGGGGCGAACTGGATCAGGTCCGGTGAGGCGATCGGGCCGATCTCCCGGCGGACCCACTGCACCAGCTCCTTGCGCAGCTCCTCTGTCGGCTCCTCGCCGCCCATCAGGGTCACGTAGGCGTAGATACCCTGGCCCTTGAGGTCGTGCGGGTAGCCGACCACCGCGGCCTCGGCGACCTTGGAATGAGCGACCAGGGCCGATTCGATCTCCGCCGTGCCCATGCGGTGGCCGGACACGTTGATGACGTCGTCGACGCGGCCGGTGATCCAGTAGTAGCCGTCCTCGTCGCGGCGGCAGCCGTCGCCGGAGAAATAGTTCCCGGGATAGGCGGAGAAGTAGGTCTGCACGAACCGGTCGTGATCGCCGTAGACCGTCCGCATCTGGCCGGGCCAGCTGTCGGTGATGACGAGATTGCCTTCCGTGGCACCCTCGAGATAGTTGCCGTTGGCGTCCACCACCGCCGGCTGGACCCCGAAGAACGGCTTGGTGGCCGACCCCGGCTTCAGCGCGGTCGCGCCGGGCAGCGGCGTGATGAGAATACCGCCGGTCTCGGTCTGCCACCAGGTGTCCACGATCGGGCAGCGGCCGTCACCGACGACGTCGTAGTACCACTGCCACGCGGCGGCGTTGATCGGCTCGCCGACGGTGCCCAGGATCCGCAGCGAGCTGCGGTCGGTCTTCGTCACGTGGTCGTCGCCGGCACCCATCAGCGCGCGGATCGCGGTCGGCGCGGTGTAGTAGATGGCGACGTCGTGCTTGTCGATCACCTGCCAGTGCCGGGAGGCGTCCGGATAGGTCGGCACGCCCTCGAACATCAGCGTCGTGGCGCCGTTCGCGAGCGGTCCGTAGACGATGTAGGAGTGGCCCGTCACCCAGCCCACGTCGGCGGTGCACCAGTAGATCTCGCCCGACTTGTAGTCGAACACGTACTGGTGGGTCATCGAGGTGTAGACGAGATAGCCGCCGGAAGTGTGAAGCACGCCCTTGGGGCTGCCGGTCGAGCCGGAGGTGTAGAGGATGAACAGCGGATCCTCGGCGTTCATCTCCACCGGCGGGCAGCTCGAAGAGACGTTCTCGGCGACCTCGTGATACCAGACGTCGCGTCCGTCCTTCATGTCCACGTCGCCGCCGGTGCGGCGAACGACCACAACCGTCTCCACGCTCGGCGATTTCTCGCAGGCGGCGTCGGTGTTGGCCTTGAGCGGGATCGTGCGGCCGCCGCGCAGACCTTCGTCGGCGGTAATGATCAGCTTGGAATCGCAGTCCTGGACGCGACCGGCGAGCGAGTCCGGCGAGAAGCCGGCGAACACCACCGAATGGATGGCGCCGATGCGGGCGCAGGCCAGCATCGCGTAGGCCGCCTCGGGAATCATCGGAAGGTAGATCGTGACGCGATCGCCGCGACCGACGCCATGGGCCTTCAGCACGTTGGCGAAGCGGCTGACGTGGTCCTTCAGCTCGCGGTAGGTGATCGTCAGGCTCTCGCTCGGATCGTCACCCTCCCAGATGATCGCCGGCTGGTCGCCCTTGGTTTCCGCGTGGCGGTCGACGCAGTTGTAGCACACGTTCAACGTGCCGTCTTCGAACCACTTGATGGAGACGTTGTGCGGATCGAAGGAGGTGTTCTTCACCTTTGAGAAGGGCTTGATCCACTCGATCCGCTTGGCCTGTTCGCCCCAGAATGCCACCGGGTCCTGAACCGACTTGCGGTACATCTCCTCATAGCCCGCCTCGTCGACCAGGGCCGTCTTGGCCACTGCTTCGGAAACGGGAATGATCGATTCCGACATGTTTGTCCTCCCTTAAGTCAGCCACCCGTCCGGGGCCGGCACTGAAATTGCGCGCATTATGCGAGCGCGACAAAGTCTCGTCTACACGAGCGGACCGCCCGCGCGAACCGGGTGCGGCGACAAATTCTCTTCCTTCCCAAACCCACAAAATCCGTCAGGGTTTCGCGGTCGCCGACACGTCCATCTTGCGGAGATGCGGTTCTTCTGGCACCTTTCGCGGCCGGAAAAGGACAGGACTGCTGTCGTAACTCTCCCCGTGGGGCTGGAAATCCGCGCGGCCAGGGAGGATGATAGGGTCCACCGGCACCTCGCTTTCCCGCGGCCGGACCGCGCGGAAGGGATGGGGTCGGATCGGGGGAAGCGCTGGCGCGGGCGCTGCATCCCGAAATCGGAGACGCGCACTAGCTTCCGGCACCGGTCGACCATTCGATCGAGCCGCAATCTCCCGAGCGGAGATGCGACCCGATGACCGAGGCTGGACGCCCGCTGCCAGAGGGATCCGCGGCGCAGCCGCGCGGCGGGGGATCTGGCTCTTTAATTGCGAGTGGACCGTGCGCCTCCTGGCCGTATGCCGGGAACCACGGCGCTCCAGACGAGGCATGCGGACGATGAGTGGGATCAGGATGGGTGATCATGGCGGGACTTCGGTGAACGCGTTGACCGGTCCGAAAACGGCCACGGGCGATCGGGTCAAGGCGGCGACGGCCGGTCTCTACCGGCCCGGCAAGGAACACGATGCCTGCGGCGTCGGCTTCCTGTGCGATCTCCATGGCCGCCGCTCCCACGACATCGTCGAAAAAGGCCTCGAGATTCTCGTCAACCTGACGCACCGCGGCGCCGTCGGCGCGGATCCGCTGGTCGGCGACGGGGCGGGCATGCTGTGCCAGATCCCGCACGCCTTCCTGAAGGAGGAGTGCGCCGGCCTCGGATTCGAGCTGCCGGAGCCGGGCGAGTACGCCGTGGGCATGGTGTTCATGCCGCAGGACGACGCTCTGCGCGCCCATTGCGAGGAGATCATCACCCAGGCGATCGCCGACGAGGGCCACCGGCTGCTCGGCTGGCGCCGGGTGCCGGTCGACAATTCCGGCCTGTCGCCGCTGGTGACCGACGTCGAGCCGGTGCACACCCAGGTCTTCATCGGCCGGGGCGACGGCGAGACCGACGACGACAGCTTCGAGCGTCGCCTGTTCATCCTGCGCAAGGTCATCTCCAACACGATCTACCGGGAGACCGAAGGCGAGGAGACCGACTTCTACGTCGTGTCGCTAAGCAGCCGGACCATCGTCTACAAGGGCATGTTCCTCGCCCATCAGCTCGGCACCTATTACAACGACCTGACCGATCCGCGCTTCGAGACGGCGCTGGCGCTGGTGCATCAGCGCTTCTCCACCAACACCTTCCCGTCCTGGCGGCTGGCCCATCCCTACCGGATGGTCGCGCACAACGGCGAAATCAACACGCTGCGCGGCAACGTCAACTGGATGGCGGCGCGGCAGGCGAGCGCGGAATCGGAACTTTACGGCTCCGACATCTCCAAGCTCTGGCCGATTTCCTACGAAGGCCAGTCCGACACCGCGTGCTTCGACAACGCGCTGGAGTTCCTGGTCCAGGGCGGCTACTCGCTCGCCCACGCGGTGATGATGCTGATCCCGGAAGCCTGGGCCGGCAATCCGCTGATGGATGACGACCGCAAGGCCTTCTACGAGTACCACGCCGCGCTGATGGAGCCGTGGGACGGACCCGCCGCGGTCGCCTTCACCGACGGCCGCCAGATCGGCGCGACGCTCGACCGCAACGGCCTCCGGCCGGCGCGCTACGTCGTCACCGAGGATGGTCTGGTCGTGATGGCGTCCGAGGTCGGCGTGCTGCCGATCCCGGAGGAGAAGATCGTCTCCAAGTGGCGGCTCCAGCCCGGCCGCATGCTGCTGATCGACACCGAGGAAGGCCGGATCATCTCCGACGAGGAGGTGAAGAAGCAGCTCGCGGCGGCGAACCCGTACCGCAAGTGGCTCGACCGCACCCAGATGGTGCTGGAGGACCTCGTCCCGGTGCGCGGCCGCACGCCGAACACCAACGAGAGCCTGCTCGATCGCCAGCAGGCCTTCGGTTACACCCAGGAGGACCTGAAGTTCCTGCTGGCGCCGATGGCCACCGTCGGTCAGGAAGCGATCGGCTCGATGGGCACCGACACGCCGCTGTCGGTACTCTCCGACCGGCCGAAGCTGCTCTACACCTACTTCAAGCAGAACTTCGCCCAGGTCACGAACCCGCCGATCGATCCGATCCGCGAAGAGCTGGTGATGAGTCTGGTCTCGTTCATCGGACCGCGGCCGAACCTGTTCGACCTGAAGGGGCTTTCGACCCGCAAGCGGCTCGAGGTCCGTCAGCCGATCCTGACCAACCACGATCTGGAAAAGATCCGGGAGATCGGCGACATCGCCGACAACCAGTTCCAGACGATCACCCTCGACTGCACCTATTCCGCCGACAAGGGCGCCGACGGCATGTCGGAGGCCATCGAGCGGTTGTGCGAGCGGGCGGAGAAGGCGGTCGCCGACGGCTACAACATCATCATCCTGTCGGACCGGCTGGTCAGCCGGCAGCGGATCGCCATCCCGGCGCTTCTGGCGACGGCCGGCGTGCACCATCACCTGATCCGCCGCGGCCTGCGCACCGCCGTGGGCCTCGTCGTGGAATCCGGCGAGCCGCGCGAGATCCATCATTTCTGCGTGCTGGCCGGCTACGGCGCGGAGGCGATCAACCCCTATCTCGCCTTCGAGACGCTGGCGGCGATGAAGTCCGGCTTCCCGGAGGAGGTCGACGACGAGGAGGTGGTTCACCGCTACATCAAGTCGATCGACAAGGGCATCCTGAAGGTGATGTCCAAGATGGGCATCTCCACCTACCAGTCCTATTGCGGCGCGCAGATCTTCGATGCGGTCGGTCTGTCCGACGACCTCGTGGATCGCTTCTTCTTCGGCACCGCCACGACGATCGACGGCCTCGGCCTGGCCGAGATCGCCGAGGAGACCGTGCGCCGGCACACCGCCGCGTTCGGCGAGGATCCGCTGCTCGTGCGTAGCCTGGAGATCGGGGGCGAATACGCCTACCGGACCCGCGGCGAGCGGCATCTGTGGGCGCCGGACGTGATCGCGCACCTGCAGCACGCCGTCCGAACCAAGCAGACCGACGATTATCTCGAGTTCAGCCGTCTGGTGAACGAGGAGGCGGGACGCTACGCGCTCCGCGGCCTGTTCCGCCTGAAGCCTGCCGAGGAGACCGGACGGACGCCGGTGCCGATCGACGAGGTCGA includes:
- the gltB gene encoding glutamate synthase large subunit, which encodes MRTMSGIRMGDHGGTSVNALTGPKTATGDRVKAATAGLYRPGKEHDACGVGFLCDLHGRRSHDIVEKGLEILVNLTHRGAVGADPLVGDGAGMLCQIPHAFLKEECAGLGFELPEPGEYAVGMVFMPQDDALRAHCEEIITQAIADEGHRLLGWRRVPVDNSGLSPLVTDVEPVHTQVFIGRGDGETDDDSFERRLFILRKVISNTIYRETEGEETDFYVVSLSSRTIVYKGMFLAHQLGTYYNDLTDPRFETALALVHQRFSTNTFPSWRLAHPYRMVAHNGEINTLRGNVNWMAARQASAESELYGSDISKLWPISYEGQSDTACFDNALEFLVQGGYSLAHAVMMLIPEAWAGNPLMDDDRKAFYEYHAALMEPWDGPAAVAFTDGRQIGATLDRNGLRPARYVVTEDGLVVMASEVGVLPIPEEKIVSKWRLQPGRMLLIDTEEGRIISDEEVKKQLAAANPYRKWLDRTQMVLEDLVPVRGRTPNTNESLLDRQQAFGYTQEDLKFLLAPMATVGQEAIGSMGTDTPLSVLSDRPKLLYTYFKQNFAQVTNPPIDPIREELVMSLVSFIGPRPNLFDLKGLSTRKRLEVRQPILTNHDLEKIREIGDIADNQFQTITLDCTYSADKGADGMSEAIERLCERAEKAVADGYNIIILSDRLVSRQRIAIPALLATAGVHHHLIRRGLRTAVGLVVESGEPREIHHFCVLAGYGAEAINPYLAFETLAAMKSGFPEEVDDEEVVHRYIKSIDKGILKVMSKMGISTYQSYCGAQIFDAVGLSDDLVDRFFFGTATTIDGLGLAEIAEETVRRHTAAFGEDPLLVRSLEIGGEYAYRTRGERHLWAPDVIAHLQHAVRTKQTDDYLEFSRLVNEEAGRYALRGLFRLKPAEETGRTPVPIDEVEPAAEIVKRFSTGAMSFGAISKESHETLAVAMNRIGGKSNTGEGGEEPERFMTLPNGDSKRSAIKQVASGRFGVTTEYLVNADQIQIKMAQGAKPGEGGQLPGHKVDAIIAKVRHSTPGVGLISPPPHHDIYSIEDLAQLIFDLKNVNPEADISVKLVSEVGVGTVAAGVAKARADHITIAGYEGGTGASPLTSIKHAGSPWEMGLAEAHQTLVLNGLRSRIALQVDGGMRTGRDVVIGALLGADEFGFATAPLIATGCLMMRKCHLNTCPVGIATQDPVLRKRFKGTPEDVINYFFFVAEEARELMAQMGVRSLDELIGQTSMLDQTRLIDHFKAKALNFERVFFHAEGEPDDVRHTTRQNHPIDSVLDRTLIKQAVSGIAHATPVEIETQVTNVDRSVGAMLSGEIAKHHGHDGLPDDTIKIRLNGTAGQSFGAWLMKGVTLDLVGDANDYVGKGLSGGKIIVRPPENVQFEADRSMIVGNTVLYGAIEGECYFRGVAGERFAVRNSGAIAVVEGAGDHGCEYMTGGVVVVLGQTGRNFAAGMSGGVAYVLDEAGDFPSRCNLAMVDLEPVVEEDDLLEKLHHHGGDVETKGRVDVSSDMTHHDDERLRTLIAAHVRYTGSNRGQMILDNWETYRPKFVKVMPVEYRRALREMEQARVGVAAE